DNA from Chrysemys picta bellii isolate R12L10 chromosome 13, ASM1138683v2, whole genome shotgun sequence:
CAGGGGAGATGCTGCTGTCTTGGGTCTGGACTAAAACAGTTCAGAAGCATTCTGCCATTGCAGGATGTGTGTTATAGGAGCAGTCAGAGACCGTAACAAAGCTCTGGACCCCCAGTATAGTCATGTGGAAAGTGACTGAGCCTGCAATCTATGTGGGCAAGACAGGCCCAGGTtgggagggaaacagaggcacagagaggggaagtgacttttccaaggcCACTTAATGGTTCAGTGGCAGAGCTTAGATCAGGGCCCAGCTCTCCTGATTCCCAACTCCAGTGCCCCATCCACTAGACCCATGCCACCTCCCACATATGTATTGGGTTTGATGCCTTCTTGTTCCACTCATTCAGGTCACCTTTATGGAAAGGAGCCTATACAGTctgaaaaaaaacccttttggtATTAGGAAGGTAACTCCTGGAGGCTCCAGCTAGatgagggcccattgtgctagtaaGAAACAGTCCCCTCACTTCAGACAGACAGAGGATGgagtattatccccactttacagacagggaactgaggcccagagagattaagtgactcatccaaggtccccccagggagtctgtggcagaggcaggaactgaaccTACATCTCCCAAGACCCAGTCTGTTGCCTCATCTAGAAGCCCATCCCCTAAGCTGCAGATGCCCCCTGAAGAATGGGAAATGCTCCAGAGCTCATGTCTGCATCCCACGCTTTCCAAGATGGCAGCTGAGTTTTCTCTAGCAGAAGGAGGATTGGCTGCTTTAAATACTATATTTACAATACCCCCCCACCCTAGAGATTGTACCCTGGACCTTTAGTCCAACAAGTACCAACCCCTTGAGCCAAGGGAACTACCTCATTGGCTGTGAGTAAGTGGAGCCAGCCACTAGGGGGCACCACACTCCCACGGCCTACCCAATGGTTACACCCATAGATGAGTGAATCTGATTCCCCCCACCTTCACTAAAAATACATCCAgaatcagccccctcccccacgctgGCACAGAagatggcctggtccccacttaatCCCTCTCATGTATCATGCAGTCCCCCTGCATATCTGGGTTGGTGGGGTGCTCCCCAGCACCCCTCGCCACAGGTTCTTTTATGCACAATGTATTCTCCAGCAATAAAACCCAGACACCTAATTCGAGCCCTCAGGCATCTCTCTTGCCTCTCTGCACTAAGCTTTCAGCCACTTGGAATTGCTCACTGCCTTCCTGAATGGGTTTGTAGTTGATATTATGCACATGTCACTGGTAACTTTGTCTGATCATTTGAAGACATTTTGCTGCAGTAAATggaatttggggttttttttttaaagttttttattattattatttggactGAATGGCGCACTGGAGAGAGGTGACGGATTGATGGCTCTGGTACCTAGAGTCACCTCTGTTCCTGTAGAACAGGAGAGCAAcagggccagccagccagcccccacaTGAGTCCCAATGATGGGCTTCTGTAGATAAAtatctgataattttcatatgactttgcattgtgcctcttcatataacatTGTAGTGGGTCTACCCACATGTGACCTGTTTTCATGCAACTTTGTATCAAAGACTCATATAGAAACCTTGTACTGATGAGCCTTGGTATATGGAAACTTTTTATCAAAGCCTCATGTAGAAActcattgcccttggtataatgttatagcccctaaggatagaataagatagaagaaaaatgtctctttGCTAAGAATAGACtaagatttcccctcccccttaatcaattgccctgttgaatgaatgaggtgtgaatgaggaaggtgggaaggcagcacctccagacagctgcaacagttggagaggggatggaagccagacccaaggacaataaaacttgtcaagtgggctcacgtacttgtaaaacaatatcattcttgtgtttttattttaagtacaaaataaatatgtataacgaatttaaaagtatgtaattagtaatttgatatgttgggtggtgcctttttttatgtgttcgctccccctgatgttagaacctggctacgccactggctcCAGGGTGTGGTGACCCATCCAGAAAAGGATTGTGTTCCCACTCTAAGAAATCCTCCTACTGCCCTCTAAATATTGCAGTGGGTTTCAGCTCTATAGGACCTTCCCAAGAGCAGTTTTGACCAATCAGAGAAAGTTCCAGGGTAGGTGACCAGTCCCAAAGCAGATCATGTGATGCCTCAAAGAACTCTTCCCATTGTCCTCTACCAATCAGTGTCAGTTTCAGCCCTATAGAACTTCTCCAAGAGAAGAGTTTGACCAATCAGGGCAAGTTCCAAGGTGGAGGTTGCCCATTGAAATGAAGTTTGTGTGACTCTACTAAGAACTCGTCCTACCACCCTCTATCAATCAAagtggtttcacccacataggcCTTCCCAGAAGGGAAACATGCCACTCAGAAGAGGCAGAGCACAAGGGTCTAGTCTGGAACTCCCAACCTCTGGGGCTTTATAGTTGAACAATCAGCAGCACTACCCCCAGAAGCCTCATCACTGTGTGGAAGATGCCATCTTGTTTCAAGAAATTGCAAACATGGCCTCCttaaccacctccatgagaactATAGAATTTGTTTTAGCTCTAGGCGTTCTTGGTCACCTGTGaagaaagtgctacatcagctACACTTCTGAGGAGGTGGAGGGAGCTCTGGAGGGGAGCCCTTTGGTGCAACCATTGATGAATACACCAGAACTGACCCCAAGACCAAAGTGCTCATGAAGCAGACTGATGAGGTTCATGGCTGCCTATAATCTGACCCCATGAAGCAAGGTGACCACAGCTCATTGGAGTCACTGGCAGACAAGGTGAATGGAGAAGACATTGCTTGGGTTAATAGACTATAAAATGATTGTCAGTGGGGTTGTAATGGGGTAGGAACCGACTTGGAGTTGCTTAAATCTAAAAACAGGGAATTTACAGCTATTTtctcttctgaaaatctctcaacagctcgaagATGCCTGTCTAGATGCATCAGAGAGTGAAGAAGAATCAGGCCTAACTTGTTTTTGCTCAGCACCAACACAAGTTGTTCAAGAGGACACTGAGCCTGAAGAGGCTGATGGCTATATCAGTTTAAGGAAGGACCTTGGCATAGAATTAATCATTGTTCTCAAGTTGTTCTGCAGTGACTCAAGAGATGAataccagcctcagggcagatgGTTAGGAAGCAAggtacaaaccccaaattggttgtgagtgcTATACTTAGATGTTACTAGCAAGTTCTCAagtgtgagctcttcagggactATAATAATCTAAATGTGGAGTCACAAACAGTCACCTCCGGTCTTGTTCTCTGACAATAAACATGTGATTGTTTTGCCTGTAACTAGATTTCAGTGCTGTGGCATTGTCCAAGGAGCTGATCCTGATTTGAATCGGACAAGCTGGTATGTGCACAGTTCCCTGGAGACATCAGCCCTGGTATTTCTGTAAGTGTCATGTGGAGAAGTGGCTGAATGCTACAGGGGAACACTTCAGAGGGGCACAGGGACTGGGGTGCCCCTATTGCTAACCTGACAGGCTAAGtgagggctggcagagcccaaAGGAGATTTTTTAGGTGGCAACAGGCTGGTGGCACTGGGGACCAGATGCCCAGTAAATCTTCCTCTCATGGGAGATGAGGGGGAGTAACAAGGGGACTCAGAGTCTTGGGCACCCCAAGTATTATCACAGTCAGTGATGAAAGTGGAATAAGATATGCCAGCATAAGGTGCCTTCAGACTGGGACAGCTAGGGCTTGTGGGATGGAAGAGGAGCAGCTCTGTGGCTGGTTGCGCCATGTTGCCCTGGTTGCCAGGGTGTTTACTGTATAACTATGGTGGCTTAGTTTAATAGGAGTCTGGATGGACAAACAAGCAGAGAGAGCAAATAATGGACCTGGGTAAACACTTGCGGACTGTGAAGGGACAATCCTTGGGCTACTGGCTATGAAGATTTGACCTCCCTGGACAACTAACATaataccaactatacatatacaatgatggggtctaaattagctgttactactcaagaaagagatcttggagtcagtgtggatagttctctgaaaacatccactcaatgtgcagtggcagtcaaaaaagcaaacagagtgtGGGGAATCAttcagaaagggatagataataagacagaaaatatcatattgtctctatataaatccagggtatgcccacatcttgaatactgcatacagatgcggtcaccccatttcaaaaaagatatattggaattgaaaaaggttcagaaaagggcaacaaaaataattaggggtatggaatggctgctgtatgaggagagattaataaaactgggacttttcaggttgaaaatgagacaactaaggggggatatgattgaggtctataaaatcatgactggcatggagaaagtaaatcaggaagtgttatttatgcctcctcataacacaggaactaggggtcaccaaaagaAATCAGTAGGCAACAGAATTCAAACAaactaaagaaaatatttcttcacacaacacatagccaaactgtggaactctttgccaggggatgttgtgaaggccaagtctataacaaggttaaaaaaagaactagataaattcatggaggataggtccatcaatgaatattagccaggatgggcacagTTGgcggccctagcctctgtttgccagaagctgggcctggatgacaggggatggatcactcaatggttgcctgttctgttcattccctccaaagcacctggctttggcccttgtcagaagacaggataatgggctagatggacctttgttctgacccaggcCTCTATCATATCAATTCCTAGTTGtgacttttccaagctgaaaagtctcagactttttaatctctcctcatttgttccattcccctaaacatttttgttgttcttttctgtactttttctatttttaatattttttttagatGGGATGCTCAGAAATCCATGCAAAATTCAACATGTGAGTataaaatggatttatatagtggaattatgatattttctgtcttatcatctatctttcctaatagttccaaGGAAAAAATGGTTTTTTGACCAAATCAGAAATGTGTGCAGGAAATTGTCATTTTTGTTGATAATTTCGAGTGTTTCATTCTAAATGAAGAAActgaccattttttaaaagaaaaagtctaTTTAAGCAACTCCATTTTcagaaatatactttaaaaaaaacattaaaaggttttcaaaaacaaacattttatactGAAAACTGGACATTTTCACagaaacctgaaacattttacccAAAATGCTTTTTGACACTGAACATTTATACAAACACTGGATGATTTTATTGATAACTCAACATTTctacaaaaatgttttttgaaaaagaatttttggagttttgttttttgttgcaaaaaccaaaacaaacaaatgaacaaaaagaaCCAAAAGATTCTTGTGGGAAATTTtcttacaaaacaaaacattattaatgtatttatttacttcCTGTGAAAATAATGGGCCTTTTTTACCTTGTTCTACAGGTTTCTACAGTTAGCAAAGCAGATGTACAATGGTATACGACAGACATAAACTATGGATTTATCACCATGGGGTCCTTGGGGAGCATGTTGATTGATGTTTCCCACCTATAAATTCCAACAACTGAGGCAGTGACAAGAAACAAGGTGTTTCATAGCTCTGTTCTACCAATTTCTTTCCCCAGTGGGAAAATTACTCATCAGAAATTGCTGATGTTATGTTAAGAAACTGAAAATTGACTTCTGAATTGTTTTAAGCTTTTCAGCAAAGAAAAATCAAGCTTTTATGCTCCCCAAATGTTACACCTAATACTGCTGTAAACTAAAAAATGTTCAGACaaaaacagagaaatctttggcaCCTGGAATAACAATCcctgtgtacacacacagagagactttCATTCAAATGAGTGTGGAACCcatgagtcctgactcccacccccACGCTCTACCCACTAGATatcactcccatcccagagctgcaTATAGAACCCAGGTGGCTCCTAAGCCAGTTCACTATACATTAGAAGACAACACCTCCCCTTCACCTGCCTAGCTCCTGCCCAAAACTTTTCGGAGTGAGCCTTTCACCTCCTtattcctcaggctgtagatgatggggttgaGCATGGGGATGATGATGCCATAGAGCACGGGCAGTGCCCGGTCCTGGTCCTGTGAGTAGGTAGAGTTGGGGCGGAGGTAGGTGAAGAGGATGGTGCCAAAGTAGAGGCTGACCACGgtcaggtgggaggtgcaggtggagaaggccttgAGGCGCCCTTCCCTCGTGCGGATCCTAAGGATGGCCAGTGCGATGTACACATAGGACACCAGTGTCCCCAGCAAAGAACTCGAGACAAGGCCACCACCCAAGGCAAAGGTGGCAGCCTGGTTGACCTGTGTGTCAGAGCAGGAGAGCTGTAAGAGTGGGGGGATATCACAGAAGAAGTGGCGGAGGATGTTGACCCGGCAGAAGGATAGGATGGACATCAAGCATGAGTGCACGGCTGAGTTGGCCAAGCCTATGGCCCAGGCAGCTGCAGCCAGCAGGGCACACACCCGTCGTCTCATGAATGTACAGTAGTGCAGCGGGTgacagatggccacatagcggtCGTAGGCCATGACCCCTAGAATCAGGCACTCGATCCCACCAAAGGAGATGAAGAAGAACATCTGGGAGAGACAACCGGCCCATGAGATGGACATGTCTCGAGACAGGTAATTGGCCAGCATCTTGGGCACAGTGGAGCTGATGTAGCCAATGTCCACCACCGAGAGGTTGCCCAGAAAGAAGTACATGGGCGTGTGGAGCCGAGAGTCCAGGCTGACCAGCAGTAAGATGAGCATATTGCCAATCAGGGCCACCAGGTAAATGACTGTGAAGACCCCAAAGAGGATGAGCTGCTCCTCTGGTTTGCTGGCGAGACCTAGGAGGATGAATTCGGTCACCAAggtgctgttttccctccccaTCATCTGGAGGAAGTCCATCCCCTACAAGCAGAGGAAGAGCAGTAGTGTGATAGTTGAGCTGAGACATTTAGCCTTATTATGAGCTtaactgtaaaaagtatgtgaaagttaAAAAGATATCATAACCTACagtaacaaatgttgatgggaaaaggtatgaaTGGGAGACAGAGACTGAGTTAGTTCAAACAAAAAGGTCTCCTGGTAGAATTCAAGGACAGTGTTCAGATCATCCTTGTTAAACAAGAAAAGTTGGTGTGGGAAATCAGTGGAATGTCAGAAACTAGGCCTGATTGGTGAATAAAATAATGAGGGTATGGGCTATTCCCCCTGTCACCTCCTTTTGGGGGTCCTTCAAGAAAGAGATTTGTTGGAAGAACAGACAGAGGCTACTGGAATGAGGTTCACCAACATGACTGCCACCCCGACCAATTCCTGGGTCCCCAGACCTTTGTCATCCTGATCCAGGGAGATGctctgaccagactgggccagagataTGGACCAAGGCGACATCACCACCTCTACATTTCTGgctgaatcccaaccaccacctgaGATGAAAATGGATCggacagcagcaacaacaacaacaatttcAGCCCATCTCAACTGACCGCTTTTCCTTTCTCCAACAAGAATTATTATCATCTTTGATGCCATCTAAGAGACAGCCAAACAAGGGGGTTTGTTTCTTCTGAAACTCTCTCCAGGGAGCAAGGGCTGTTCTTATAATAAAAgacttatttaatactttatatttcaagGGCTTTAACTGTTTTCTGTatgccatgttggtcccaagatattggCAAGACAAATGGGGTGATGTGATATCTATtactggaccaactgctgttggagagagagacaaactttcaaccCACGCAGAGTTCTATCTCATCCACCTTGCTTCTTTAACTGTTTTCcctccttttctgtatctttaataaaaggatgTTTAATGGTGTGTCTGCTATAGCACTAAGGTGTCTGACATATCTTTACCAAACACTGGACTTTGTTTAACACTGTCTAATGTTGGACAGTGGCTGGGTTCTGTTAACAGATTTTGCCCATTTATTGCATCTGTATTAATACAATATGGTCAAACAGTTAGGAAGCTGGTGGGTATATAGAAAACTCAAGTTGAGTTACTTGTGCTGCTTCAGAGTgacttaggaccagattttcgaAGATGTTTAAGGGACAgatttcaaaggtatttgggcatctactgggattttcaaaaacagccaCTGACAGCAAAGGGAGTTAGACATCTAGT
Protein-coding regions in this window:
- the LOC101953389 gene encoding olfactory receptor 5AR1-like gives rise to the protein MDFLQMMGRENSTLVTEFILLGLASKPEEQLILFGVFTVIYLVALIGNMLILLLVSLDSRLHTPMYFFLGNLSVVDIGYISSTVPKMLANYLSRDMSISWAGCLSQMFFFISFGGIECLILGVMAYDRYVAICHPLHYCTFMRRRVCALLAAAAWAIGLANSAVHSCLMSILSFCRVNILRHFFCDIPPLLQLSCSDTQVNQAATFALGGGLVSSSLLGTLVSYVYIALAILRIRTREGRLKAFSTCTSHLTVVSLYFGTILFTYLRPNSTYSQDQDRALPVLYGIIIPMLNPIIYSLRNKEVKGSLRKVLGRS